Part of the Vagococcus jeotgali genome, TGTCAACAAATAAAAGTATTTTTTACTTTAATCACATACACACTACATTCTTTCAATAAAATACTTAAACATTTCTTTTTCTTGAGGTAACTCTTCCCATGCAAAATCAGGATGCCACTGAATACCAAGCCATTTTTTTGATTCATCAAGAGGTGATACCGCCTCAATGACTCCATCTGGACTTTTTCCAACTACTTTCATACAGTGACCTAGCTTGTTAATACTTTGAAAATGAAAAGAATTGACTTTTGGCCGTGTACCGTAAATTTGACTTAAAACATGATTCTTATCAATTATGACGTCATGAGTGGCTACCCATCTATCTAGTGGGGCTTGCATGTGCTTAATTGGCTCTGGATCTCTAAGACTTAGATCTTGTATTAAAGTGCCACCTAAAGCCACATTTAATAACTGCATCCCCCGACAAACAGCTAAAATTGGTTTATTTTGGGCTAACGTTTCTTTTATTAAGGCAATTTCAAATATATCACGTTCTAAGTATGTTAATTCTTCTTCATGAATAG contains:
- a CDS encoding gamma-glutamyl-gamma-aminobutyrate hydrolase family protein, giving the protein MKPIIGISGNEIQDAGSILHNMPITYLPAGYARGIQAAGGLPILIPVGTNEDAKMYISMIDKLILTGGQNVSPSLYGEKSIHEEELTYLERDIFEIALIKETLAQNKPILAVCRGMQLLNVALGGTLIQDLSLRDPEPIKHMQAPLDRWVATHDVIIDKNHVLSQIYGTRPKVNSFHFQSINKLGHCMKVVGKSPDGVIEAVSPLDESKKWLGIQWHPDFAWEELPQEKEMFKYFIERM